In Schistocerca americana isolate TAMUIC-IGC-003095 chromosome 7, iqSchAmer2.1, whole genome shotgun sequence, a single genomic region encodes these proteins:
- the LOC124622806 gene encoding translation initiation factor IF-2-like, with the protein MPTCALCGSTHVASYRGCELWKRAIARQRGHTPAPRPKKPATRWPGVSFAAATSGAPSAVPAAPAPAASEAVPTPEAPAPPPQLLVADPGTASPGTSTGPRPANLRRGGHRPMGVQRSAPSVEQPQVDSHSEAATPPSCSDGAAPAASTADLANLVVQLTVSATKLIEVLSQQLTAAVPMASLAPTAVNTHQLHHGQC; encoded by the coding sequence ATGCCGACATGTGCACTCTGTGGCAGTACTCACgtggccagttatcgtgggtgtgagCTGTGGAAGCGCGCCATCGCTCGCCAACGTGGCCACACACCAGCGCCACGTCCGAAGAAGCCAGCAACGAGATGGCCCGGCGTCTCTTTCGCGGCGGCAACGTCAGGGGCGCCCTCCGCCGTCCCGGCTGCTCCTGCCCCTGCCGCATCCGAAGCCGTACCGACACCTgaggctcctgcgcctccaccacAGCTGCTAGTGGCGGACCCGGGTACTGCCTCTCCCGGGACGTCGACGGGACCGCGCCCCGCCAACCTCCGGCGTGGGGGTCACCGCCCGATGGGTGTCCAGCGCTCAGCACCGTCagtcgagcagccccaggtggactcGCACAGCGAAGCAGCCACGCCTCCCTCTTGCAGCGACGGGGCCGCGCCGGCTGCctccaccgctgacctggccaACCTCGTCGTGCAGCTCACTGTCAGTGCTACGAAGTTGATTgaagtcctgtcgcagcaactcactgCTGCAGTTCCGATGGCCTCTCTGGCCCCAACCGCTGTCAACACTCACCAGCTGCACCATGGGCAGTGTTAG